Proteins co-encoded in one Candidatus Angelobacter sp. genomic window:
- the clpS gene encoding ATP-dependent Clp protease adapter ClpS, whose amino-acid sequence MVETVEPAVMPDVGKEEESNAKSDLTPGYLVICWDDPVNLMEYVTHVFQVVFCWPKQKAEFHMLQVHNEGKSVLARESMERAEHYVHQLQSYSLHATMERDA is encoded by the coding sequence ATGGTCGAAACGGTCGAACCCGCAGTAATGCCCGATGTCGGGAAAGAAGAAGAGTCCAACGCCAAAAGCGATCTGACGCCGGGCTATCTGGTGATTTGCTGGGATGACCCGGTGAATCTGATGGAATACGTCACGCATGTGTTTCAGGTCGTGTTCTGCTGGCCGAAGCAGAAGGCGGAGTTTCACATGCTCCAGGTCCACAACGAAGGCAAGAGCGTGCTGGCGCGGGAGAGCATGGAGCGGGCGGAACACTACGTGCATCAACTGCAAAGCTACAGCCTGCACGCGACCATGGAGCGTGACGCGTGA
- a CDS encoding DUF2017 family protein encodes MNLIRRTGSNFVFHISPREKRLLFEVLELYPLIPAAHHRVSRTVAPKESAENQKLLEEALAERKQENKRALLAMLDGERRLKETADGHRLTLGPSEMERLLQVLNDIRVGSWLVLGEPDERKGRPIQPNAENLRHYAALEFCGLFQMALLDAIEQQN; translated from the coding sequence GTGAATCTCATCCGGCGGACCGGCAGCAACTTCGTTTTTCATATCAGCCCGCGCGAAAAGCGGCTGCTTTTTGAAGTGCTCGAACTGTATCCGCTGATTCCCGCCGCCCACCACCGGGTGAGCCGGACGGTCGCGCCGAAGGAAAGCGCGGAAAACCAGAAACTGCTGGAAGAAGCGCTGGCCGAGCGCAAACAGGAGAACAAACGTGCGCTACTCGCGATGCTGGACGGGGAGCGGCGGTTGAAGGAGACCGCAGACGGCCATCGTCTCACGCTTGGCCCCTCGGAGATGGAACGGCTGCTTCAAGTACTCAACGATATTCGCGTGGGAAGCTGGCTTGTTCTTGGTGAACCAGACGAGAGAAAAGGCCGGCCGATCCAGCCGAACGCCGAAAACCTCCGCCACTACGCCGCGCTCGAATTCTGCGGCCTCTTTCAAATGGCGCTTCTCGACGCAATTGAGCAGCAGAACTAG
- the aat gene encoding leucyl/phenylalanyl-tRNA--protein transferase: MSTALSTNVWFPDPRTAHRGGEFDGLVAVGGDLSVSRLLLAYRSGLFPWTDNPVTWWSPDPRAIFDLDRFHIPGSLARVIRKPAFEITIDRAFREVIEGCAAPAPGRKSTWISPRFIEAYVRLHKQGHAHSVECWQGERLVGGIYGVTIAGLFAGESMFHRVSNASKVALHHLIQHLRQRGFVLFDIQMATPVTRQLGAIAIPREEYLRRLAKAVEAGCVFWP; encoded by the coding sequence ATGTCAACCGCCCTCTCCACGAATGTCTGGTTTCCCGATCCACGGACGGCCCACAGGGGTGGTGAGTTTGACGGCTTGGTCGCCGTCGGTGGCGATTTGTCGGTGTCACGCCTCCTGCTGGCCTATCGCAGCGGGCTTTTCCCGTGGACCGACAATCCGGTGACCTGGTGGTCGCCCGACCCACGCGCCATTTTTGACCTGGACCGGTTTCATATCCCGGGAAGTCTGGCGCGCGTGATTCGGAAGCCCGCCTTCGAAATCACGATTGACCGCGCTTTTCGCGAGGTCATCGAAGGTTGCGCCGCACCCGCTCCCGGGCGAAAGAGCACCTGGATCAGCCCGCGCTTCATCGAGGCATACGTCCGGCTGCACAAACAAGGGCACGCGCACAGCGTTGAATGCTGGCAGGGAGAGCGCCTGGTCGGAGGCATTTATGGCGTGACCATTGCCGGATTGTTCGCCGGTGAATCCATGTTCCACCGTGTCAGCAACGCGTCGAAGGTGGCGCTTCACCATTTGATTCAGCACCTTCGCCAACGCGGTTTCGTCCTGTTCGACATTCAAATGGCGACGCCTGTCACACGCCAACTGGGCGCGATCGCGATCCCGCGCGAAGAATACTTGCGGCGGCTCGCCAAAGCCGTCGAGGCAGGGTGCGTTTTTTGGCCGTGA
- the mnmE gene encoding tRNA uridine-5-carboxymethylaminomethyl(34) synthesis GTPase MnmE: MFDDTIAAIATPLGEGGLAIIRLSGPRSLAVADKCFEPAGKQSLKPSAAPTHTIHYGRIVRDGRTVDETLLSVMRAPRTFTREDAVEITCHGGILAAKLVLDTVLESGARLAEPGEFTRRAFLNGRIDLAQAEAVADLIHARTELSLAAANEQLAGKLSHRINQLRDDMMSILSHVEAHIDFPEEDIAPDTRDRLLARLEQGARLMDELLRTANEGQILRRGIRAAIVGRPNAGKSSLLNQLLGHDRAIVSPIAGTTRDTIEETANIRGLPVVFVDTAGLREAGDAIEQEGIRRSHDTMAKAELILHVFDIAEPFTAEDRNYLNQFARKKRIIVRNKTDLAARLELPDGLNSRVADVCSLTGQGIEALKDAIRDIVWSGEIKAEMLQAMINSRHQDALRRAREATGRTMEALRGDLALDLVALDLRIAVNAVGEVVGKTTTEDLLDSIFSQFCIGK, translated from the coding sequence ATGTTTGACGACACGATTGCGGCGATTGCAACGCCACTCGGTGAAGGCGGACTGGCGATCATCCGCCTCTCGGGTCCGCGATCGCTGGCGGTCGCTGACAAATGTTTTGAGCCGGCCGGAAAACAATCGTTGAAGCCGTCCGCAGCGCCGACCCACACCATTCATTACGGCAGAATCGTGCGCGACGGGCGGACGGTTGACGAAACGCTGCTTTCAGTGATGCGCGCCCCGAGGACGTTCACGCGCGAGGACGCGGTCGAAATCACCTGCCACGGAGGCATCCTCGCCGCCAAGCTCGTGCTCGACACCGTGCTGGAAAGCGGCGCGCGGCTTGCCGAGCCGGGTGAGTTCACCAGGCGGGCCTTTCTCAACGGCCGGATTGACCTGGCGCAGGCCGAGGCGGTCGCGGACCTCATTCACGCACGGACGGAACTGTCGCTGGCGGCGGCGAACGAGCAACTGGCCGGGAAACTTTCGCACCGCATCAACCAGCTTCGCGACGACATGATGAGCATCCTTTCCCACGTCGAGGCGCACATAGATTTTCCGGAAGAAGACATCGCGCCAGACACGAGGGACCGGTTGCTGGCGCGCCTCGAACAGGGTGCAAGGCTCATGGACGAGCTGCTGCGCACTGCGAACGAAGGACAGATTTTGCGGCGTGGCATTCGCGCGGCGATCGTTGGGCGCCCGAACGCGGGCAAATCAAGTCTGCTCAATCAATTGCTCGGCCACGACCGCGCCATCGTTTCGCCGATCGCAGGCACCACACGCGACACGATCGAGGAAACGGCGAACATTCGCGGCCTGCCTGTTGTGTTTGTGGATACCGCAGGTTTGCGCGAAGCGGGTGACGCCATCGAGCAGGAAGGCATCCGCCGCAGTCATGACACGATGGCGAAGGCGGAATTGATTCTTCACGTCTTCGATATCGCCGAACCCTTCACGGCCGAGGACAGGAACTATCTCAACCAGTTCGCTCGCAAAAAGCGGATCATCGTGCGCAACAAGACGGATCTGGCGGCGCGGCTGGAGTTGCCGGACGGATTGAATTCACGGGTCGCCGATGTCTGCTCACTGACCGGCCAGGGGATCGAAGCATTAAAGGACGCGATCCGGGATATCGTGTGGTCGGGCGAGATCAAAGCCGAAATGCTCCAGGCGATGATCAACTCGCGGCATCAGGACGCTCTGCGGCGGGCGCGTGAAGCAACCGGGCGGACCATGGAAGCGCTGCGCGGGGATCTGGCGCTGGATCTGGTCGCGCTGGACTTGCGCATCGCCGTAAACGCCGTCGGCGAGGTCGTCGGCAAGACGACGACGGAAGACCTGCTCGATTCAATATTCAGCCAGTTTTGTATCGGAAAATAG